In one window of Dyella thiooxydans DNA:
- a CDS encoding EAL domain-containing protein yields the protein MSTYPTARTVAKGVLAITWPFLSIITFLVLLSFFSMDTLSAARAYVGGESLWTKGQKEAVRQLELYVRTGDARHYAGYLQAIAVPLGDHAARVELDKPAPDPGIVEHGFGQGGNHPGDFPRMIRLYRYFHGYGPVARAVAIWREADARILDLMRVATEIREQVEHGGQARAVLALERVRAIDRATTPLEKQFSAALGEASRQAEALLQLVTLMCAALLTGAGLVRARGTVASERRMAASLEFSEARQKLAIAASRHGIWDIDVDRAAVHVSPGFMAALGYPGWPDQVPLARMLELFHPVDRPLFARRVSVDDSDDDGHECDYRLLSAHGEIRWIRLQGGAMRDEHGRRTRLAGAMRDITEQRLAEQQLFEQKARALVTLQSIREAVITTDAQGRVDYMNPSAEALLQTSGESVHGAPATSLCRFIDEASRQELDNPVALALAESHPVTLAARAALLLPDGSEIPADASSSLILGQDGSTRGAVLVLRDARQERASAAQITYQATHDPLTGLINRSEFEHRVGAALEQVRRTGVPHALMFLDLDQFKIVNDTCGHVAGDELLRQLSCLMPGSLRNGDTLARLGGDEFGVLLHDCTLRHAARVAEALREQVSRFRFYADGRAFSVGVSIGLVGIGTDFEDLSAIIRAADAACYLAKEKGRDRIQIYRATDTDLSRRRGMVQWTARVREALDQDLFCLYAQRIEPAAPAIGAPLHFEVLLRMREPGGRLVPPSVFLPAAERYGLIQAVDRWVVRATFRALRRIGMENVHTCAINLSGASLGDLRFAESILAMAAEQQVSPARICFEVTETAVISEIYKAQKFIGLLRARGFRFALDDFGSGMASFGYLKHLPLDYLKIDGAFVRQMRSDRADRAMVDSINQIGKIFGLRTIAEFVENDATRDLLREIGVDYVQGHGVARPMPLDELLGQRSDGTTPAPHSMKRPARKTGRDPTLPATGQRPVEPRSDAG from the coding sequence ATGTCCACCTATCCAACGGCCAGGACGGTCGCGAAAGGGGTCCTGGCCATCACCTGGCCCTTCCTGTCGATCATCACGTTCCTCGTCCTGCTGTCCTTCTTCAGCATGGACACCCTCTCGGCCGCGCGCGCGTACGTCGGCGGCGAGAGCCTGTGGACCAAGGGACAGAAAGAAGCCGTGCGACAGCTGGAGCTGTATGTCCGCACCGGCGATGCGCGGCACTATGCGGGATACCTGCAGGCGATCGCGGTTCCGCTCGGCGACCATGCCGCACGGGTGGAGCTGGACAAGCCGGCACCGGACCCCGGCATCGTCGAGCACGGCTTCGGGCAGGGTGGCAATCATCCCGGCGATTTCCCGCGGATGATCCGGCTCTACCGCTATTTCCACGGCTACGGCCCGGTGGCGCGCGCCGTTGCCATCTGGCGCGAGGCGGACGCCCGGATCCTGGACCTGATGCGGGTCGCGACGGAGATCCGCGAGCAGGTCGAACATGGCGGGCAGGCGCGCGCCGTGCTGGCGCTGGAACGGGTCCGCGCCATCGATCGCGCCACCACTCCGCTGGAGAAGCAGTTCTCCGCCGCACTCGGCGAGGCGTCGCGCCAGGCCGAGGCCCTGCTGCAGCTGGTGACGCTGATGTGCGCAGCCCTGCTCACGGGGGCGGGACTGGTCCGGGCACGGGGTACCGTTGCCAGCGAGCGACGGATGGCGGCTTCGCTGGAATTCAGCGAGGCGCGGCAGAAGCTCGCCATCGCGGCCAGCAGGCACGGGATCTGGGACATCGACGTCGACCGGGCCGCCGTGCACGTCTCGCCGGGCTTCATGGCGGCATTGGGCTACCCGGGTTGGCCCGACCAGGTTCCGCTGGCGCGCATGCTGGAGCTGTTCCACCCCGTCGACCGCCCCCTGTTCGCCCGCCGCGTGAGCGTCGACGACAGCGACGACGACGGGCACGAATGCGACTACCGCCTGCTGTCGGCGCACGGCGAGATCCGCTGGATCCGCCTGCAGGGCGGGGCCATGCGCGACGAACACGGTCGGCGCACCCGCCTGGCCGGCGCGATGCGGGACATCACCGAGCAGCGACTGGCCGAGCAGCAGCTGTTCGAACAGAAGGCGCGGGCCCTCGTGACCCTGCAGTCGATCCGCGAGGCGGTCATCACCACCGACGCCCAGGGGCGGGTGGATTACATGAACCCGAGCGCCGAGGCACTGTTGCAGACCAGCGGGGAGTCCGTGCACGGCGCACCCGCGACGTCGCTGTGTCGCTTCATCGACGAGGCCTCGCGGCAGGAGCTGGACAACCCGGTCGCGCTGGCGCTGGCCGAGTCGCACCCGGTGACGCTGGCCGCCCGTGCCGCACTGCTGCTTCCCGACGGCAGCGAGATCCCCGCCGACGCCTCGTCTTCGCTGATCCTGGGCCAGGACGGCAGCACCCGGGGCGCGGTGCTGGTGCTGCGCGACGCGCGGCAGGAACGGGCCAGCGCCGCACAGATCACCTACCAGGCGACGCACGACCCGCTGACCGGCCTGATCAACCGCAGCGAGTTCGAACACCGCGTGGGCGCGGCGCTGGAGCAGGTCCGCCGCACCGGGGTACCCCATGCCCTGATGTTCCTCGACCTGGACCAGTTCAAGATCGTCAACGACACCTGCGGGCACGTCGCCGGCGACGAGTTGCTGCGCCAGCTTTCCTGCCTGATGCCGGGCAGCCTCCGCAACGGCGATACGCTGGCCCGGCTCGGCGGCGACGAATTCGGCGTACTGCTGCACGACTGCACGCTCCGGCATGCCGCGCGCGTCGCCGAAGCGCTGCGCGAACAGGTATCGCGCTTCCGCTTCTACGCCGATGGCCGCGCGTTCTCGGTCGGCGTGAGCATCGGACTGGTCGGCATCGGCACCGACTTCGAGGACTTGTCCGCGATCATCCGTGCGGCCGACGCGGCCTGCTATCTGGCCAAGGAAAAAGGACGCGACCGCATCCAGATCTACCGCGCCACCGATACCGACCTGAGCCGACGGCGCGGCATGGTGCAGTGGACGGCCCGCGTTCGCGAAGCACTGGATCAGGACCTTTTCTGTCTGTACGCGCAGCGGATCGAGCCTGCCGCCCCGGCCATCGGTGCCCCGTTGCACTTCGAGGTGCTGCTGCGCATGCGCGAACCGGGAGGCCGGCTGGTCCCGCCCTCGGTGTTCCTCCCCGCCGCCGAGCGCTACGGACTCATCCAGGCGGTGGATCGCTGGGTGGTCCGCGCCACCTTCAGGGCATTGCGACGGATCGGCATGGAGAACGTGCACACCTGTGCGATCAACCTTTCCGGCGCCAGCCTCGGCGATCTGCGCTTTGCCGAAAGCATCCTGGCCATGGCGGCGGAACAGCAGGTGTCGCCCGCACGCATCTGCTTCGAGGTCACCGAGACCGCCGTGATCTCGGAAATCTACAAGGCGCAGAAATTCATCGGACTCCTGCGCGCACGCGGGTTCCGCTTCGCGCTGGACGACTTCGGCTCCGGCATGGCGTCTTTCGGCTACCTCAAACATCTGCCGCTCGACTACCTGAAGATCGACGGCGCCTTCGTGCGCCAGATGCGCTCGGACCGGGCCGACCGCGCCATGGTCGATTCGATCAACCAGATCGGCAAGATCTTCGGCTTGCGGACGATCGCCGAGTTCGTCGAGAACGACGCGACTCGCGACCTGCTTCGCGAGATCGGCGTCGACTATGTCCAGGGGCACGGCGTGGCCCGTCCGATGCCGCTGGACGAACTGCTCGGGCAACGCAGCGATGGCACGACGCCCGCACCGCATTCGATGAAGCGGCCGGCCAGGAAGACCGGGCGGGACCCTACCCTGCCGGCAACTGGGCAACGTCCGGTCGAGCCGCGATCCGACGCGGGATAG
- a CDS encoding tryptophan--tRNA ligase has protein sequence MQTRVLTGITTTGTPHLGNYVGAIRPAIAASQRAEVDAFYFMADYHALIKSDDPARIERSRLEIAATWLAAGLDPERVTFYRQSDIPEIPELTWFLTCVTAKGLLNRAHAYKAAVDKNIAEGEDADAGITAGLYMYPVLMAADILAFNAHQVPVGRDQIQHIEMARDIAQRFNHIYGRDFFVLPEALIEDQVATLPGLDGRKMSKSYDNTIPLFAAGAKGMREAIMRIVTDSRMPGEPKDPDSSALFTIFRAFASEAESQAFRTALIDGIGWGEAKQVLCERIEADVAPMRARYDALMAKPAQIEAALQEGARKARAIARPLVAELRDAIGLRSGAAVAVATPAAAATPKSDKPPRFASFRDADGRFRFRLFSGDGDELLLSQPFEDPKAAGVVQKRLRSLGGAAAVVQTSTAGTMLELDGAAVAQLQLGSGEGAADEALARLRQALDQLAAQD, from the coding sequence ATGCAGACCCGAGTCCTCACCGGCATCACCACCACCGGCACGCCGCACCTGGGCAACTACGTCGGGGCGATCCGCCCGGCGATCGCCGCCAGCCAGCGCGCCGAGGTGGATGCGTTCTACTTCATGGCCGACTACCACGCGCTGATCAAGAGCGACGACCCGGCGCGCATCGAGCGCTCGCGGCTGGAGATCGCCGCGACCTGGCTGGCCGCGGGGCTGGATCCGGAGCGCGTCACGTTCTATCGCCAGTCGGACATCCCGGAGATCCCGGAGCTGACCTGGTTCCTCACCTGCGTCACCGCCAAGGGCCTGCTCAACCGCGCGCACGCCTACAAGGCGGCAGTGGACAAGAACATCGCCGAGGGCGAGGACGCCGACGCAGGGATCACCGCCGGCCTGTACATGTACCCGGTGCTGATGGCCGCGGACATCCTCGCCTTCAACGCGCACCAGGTGCCGGTGGGGCGAGACCAGATCCAGCACATCGAGATGGCGCGCGACATCGCGCAGCGCTTCAACCACATCTACGGCCGCGATTTCTTCGTGTTGCCGGAGGCGCTGATCGAGGATCAGGTGGCGACGCTGCCCGGCCTGGACGGCCGCAAGATGTCCAAGAGCTACGACAACACCATTCCGCTGTTCGCCGCGGGAGCGAAGGGCATGCGCGAGGCGATCATGCGCATCGTCACCGACTCGCGGATGCCGGGCGAGCCGAAGGATCCTGACAGCTCGGCGCTGTTCACCATTTTCCGCGCCTTTGCCAGCGAGGCGGAGAGCCAGGCGTTCCGCACCGCGCTGATCGATGGCATCGGCTGGGGCGAGGCCAAGCAGGTGCTGTGCGAGCGCATCGAGGCCGATGTCGCGCCGATGCGCGCGCGCTACGACGCCCTGATGGCGAAGCCGGCGCAGATCGAGGCGGCACTGCAGGAGGGCGCCCGCAAGGCGCGGGCGATCGCCCGGCCGCTGGTGGCCGAGTTGCGCGACGCGATCGGCCTGCGTTCGGGCGCCGCCGTGGCGGTTGCGACCCCGGCGGCGGCCGCGACGCCGAAGTCGGACAAGCCGCCGCGCTTCGCCAGCTTCCGCGATGCCGACGGCCGCTTCCGCTTCCGCCTGTTCTCCGGTGACGGCGATGAGCTGCTGCTGTCGCAGCCGTTCGAGGACCCGAAGGCGGCCGGTGTCGTGCAGAAGCGGCTGCGTTCGCTCGGTGGGGCCGCGGCCGTGGTGCAGACCTCGACCGCAGGCACGATGCTGGAACTGGATGGTGCCGCCGTCGCCCAGCTGCAGCTGGGCAGCGGCGAGGGGGCGGCGGACGAGGCGCTGGCACGGCTGCGCCAGGCGTTGGACCAGTTGGCTGCGCAGGACTGA
- a CDS encoding MgtC/SapB family protein — MNGWIGLAVALGIGLLMGAERERRKGAGTQRAVAGIRTFAVVAVLGAVCASVDLRLLIVALLALTGLLAVAYARDRSDDPGLTTETALIACLVLGGMAVEHPALAAATGVAVTGLLASRDWLHRFVSGVLTTAELNNLLVLAAATLMVLPLIPDRAMGPFGAIQPHTIWIIVILVMAIGAAAHVLLRWLGSGLALPLAGLLSGFVSSAATIGVMGARARSLPDQRPRAVAAAVLSTVATFIQMSVILAVADVHVLQRLAVPLLAGGLAAALVAVIVLWRTRNADDGRAIEAGAAAFSLKGALMLGATIAAVQLVAAALRAWLGDGGLLLTAAVAGLADTHAPAASFATLSAQGSIAPAQAVVPIVVALTTNTVSKAVIAAAAGGRTFARPVIGGLAVVLLATWAGLLLA; from the coding sequence GTGAACGGGTGGATCGGCCTGGCGGTGGCGCTCGGTATCGGCCTGCTGATGGGCGCCGAGCGCGAGCGCCGCAAAGGCGCGGGTACCCAACGGGCGGTCGCCGGCATCCGCACCTTCGCGGTGGTGGCCGTGCTGGGCGCGGTCTGCGCCAGCGTGGACCTGCGCCTGCTGATCGTGGCGCTGCTGGCGCTCACCGGGTTGCTGGCCGTGGCCTATGCGCGCGACCGCAGCGACGATCCCGGGTTGACCACCGAGACCGCGCTGATCGCCTGCCTGGTGCTGGGCGGCATGGCGGTGGAACACCCGGCGTTGGCTGCCGCCACTGGCGTGGCGGTCACCGGGCTATTGGCGTCGCGCGACTGGCTGCACCGTTTCGTCAGCGGTGTGCTGACCACCGCCGAACTCAACAATCTGCTGGTGCTGGCGGCCGCCACCCTGATGGTGCTGCCGCTGATTCCGGACCGCGCGATGGGCCCGTTCGGGGCGATCCAGCCGCACACGATCTGGATCATCGTGATCCTGGTGATGGCGATCGGCGCCGCGGCGCACGTGCTGCTGCGCTGGCTGGGCAGCGGGCTCGCGCTGCCGCTGGCGGGCCTGTTGTCCGGCTTCGTCTCCAGTGCCGCCACCATCGGCGTGATGGGCGCTCGCGCCCGCAGCCTGCCGGACCAGCGCCCGCGCGCGGTCGCTGCCGCCGTGTTGTCCACCGTGGCGACCTTCATCCAGATGTCGGTGATCCTGGCGGTGGCGGACGTGCATGTGCTGCAGCGGCTGGCCGTCCCGTTGCTCGCTGGCGGCCTGGCGGCCGCGCTGGTGGCCGTCATCGTCCTTTGGCGGACCCGCAATGCCGACGATGGCCGGGCGATCGAGGCCGGTGCCGCGGCCTTCAGCCTGAAGGGGGCGCTGATGCTCGGTGCGACCATTGCCGCCGTGCAGCTGGTGGCCGCGGCGTTGCGCGCATGGCTGGGTGACGGAGGGTTGCTGCTCACCGCGGCGGTCGCCGGGCTGGCCGATACCCACGCTCCAGCCGCGAGCTTCGCCACGCTGTCTGCCCAGGGCAGCATCGCGCCGGCGCAGGCGGTGGTACCGATCGTCGTGGCGTTGACCACCAACACCGTCTCCAAGGCCGTGATCGCCGCCGCCGCCGGCGGCCGGACGTTCGCCCGCCCGGTGATTGGTGGCCTCGCGGTGGTACTGCTGGCGACCTGGGCCGGTTTGCTGCTCGCCTGA
- the rocF gene encoding arginase, protein MSKQSISLIGVPTDIGAGHRGASMGPEALRVARLGEKLTRRGLQVHDRGNLVGPLNPWQPPTDGYRHLAEVAAWNQAVFTAVQTELAAGHLPIMLGGDHCLAIGSIAAVAAHCRAQGKSLRVLWLDAHSDFNTALATPSGNIHGMPVACLCGNGPRELVQIGGHVPATSPDVFRQIGIRSVDDIEKQLIRDAQVQVFDMRHIDENGMKRTMELALSGMDEDTHLHVSFDVDFLDPTIAPGVGTTVRGGPNYREAQLCMEMIADTGRLGSLDIVELNPAYDKRNQTAKLAVDLVESLFGKSTLIH, encoded by the coding sequence ATGAGCAAGCAGAGCATTTCCCTGATTGGCGTTCCCACCGATATCGGCGCGGGTCATCGTGGCGCTTCGATGGGGCCGGAGGCTTTGCGTGTGGCCCGGCTGGGCGAGAAGCTGACCAGGCGCGGGCTGCAGGTGCACGACCGGGGCAACCTGGTCGGTCCGCTCAATCCGTGGCAGCCGCCGACGGATGGCTACCGCCACCTGGCCGAAGTCGCCGCCTGGAACCAGGCGGTGTTTACCGCGGTGCAGACCGAGCTCGCGGCCGGGCACCTGCCGATCATGCTCGGCGGCGACCACTGCCTGGCGATCGGCTCGATTGCCGCGGTCGCCGCGCACTGCCGGGCGCAGGGCAAGTCGCTGCGCGTGCTCTGGCTGGACGCGCATTCGGATTTCAACACCGCGCTGGCCACGCCCTCGGGCAACATCCACGGCATGCCGGTGGCCTGCCTGTGCGGCAACGGCCCGAGGGAGTTGGTGCAGATCGGCGGCCACGTACCGGCGACCTCGCCGGACGTGTTCCGGCAGATCGGCATCCGCTCGGTGGACGATATCGAGAAGCAGCTGATCCGCGACGCCCAGGTGCAGGTGTTCGACATGCGCCACATCGACGAGAACGGCATGAAGCGCACGATGGAGCTGGCGCTGTCCGGCATGGACGAGGACACCCACCTGCACGTGAGCTTCGACGTGGATTTCCTCGACCCGACCATCGCGCCGGGCGTGGGCACCACGGTGCGCGGCGGCCCGAACTACCGCGAGGCGCAGCTGTGCATGGAGATGATCGCCGACACCGGCCGCCTCGGCTCGCTCGACATCGTCGAGCTCAACCCGGCCTACGACAAGCGCAACCAGACCGCCAAGCTGGCAGTGGACCTGGTCGAATCGCTGTTCGGCAAGTCCACCCTGATCCACTGA
- a CDS encoding biotin--[acetyl-CoA-carboxylase] ligase codes for MQAPDLLAALAGGHPVSGARLAEAAGVTRAAIWKQVEALRARGVPVESHGSAGYCLPWAVDLLDADRIAALLPSSVRNRLGALEVFWELDSTSSELQRRGAATPDLSIVLAETQTAGRGRRGRTWLSPPGLNLYLSCLKRFESGMAGLGGLSLAVGVIAMRALDALGVRGAGLKWPNDVLADAGKLAGILVEVSGEYQGPCAAVIGIGLNLRLTPALREQAGQPVADLAGLCSDDPPSRIRTAAALIEALAEGLEAFERDGFAAFVDDYARHDLLRDQPLALSGAQGDLRGTGAGVDARGALCLRLDDGRMQRIDSAEVTVRRA; via the coding sequence ATGCAAGCGCCTGACCTGCTCGCCGCGCTGGCCGGTGGCCACCCCGTGTCCGGTGCACGGCTCGCCGAGGCCGCCGGGGTGACCCGCGCCGCGATCTGGAAACAGGTCGAGGCCTTGCGCGCCCGTGGCGTTCCGGTCGAATCCCACGGCAGCGCCGGCTACTGCCTGCCCTGGGCGGTGGACTTGCTCGACGCGGACCGCATCGCAGCCCTGCTGCCGTCATCCGTGCGCAACCGGCTCGGCGCGCTGGAGGTGTTCTGGGAGCTGGACTCGACATCCAGCGAGCTGCAGCGCCGCGGTGCGGCGACGCCCGACCTCAGCATCGTGCTGGCGGAGACCCAGACGGCCGGTCGCGGTCGACGCGGACGTACCTGGCTGTCGCCGCCGGGGCTCAATCTGTACCTGTCGTGCCTGAAGCGTTTCGAGTCCGGGATGGCCGGGCTGGGCGGCCTCTCGCTGGCGGTGGGCGTGATCGCGATGCGTGCGCTCGATGCGCTCGGAGTGCGGGGCGCCGGGCTGAAGTGGCCGAACGATGTGCTGGCCGACGCCGGCAAGCTGGCCGGCATCCTGGTCGAGGTCAGCGGCGAATACCAGGGCCCCTGTGCGGCGGTGATCGGTATCGGCCTGAACCTGCGACTGACGCCCGCGCTGCGCGAGCAGGCCGGTCAGCCGGTGGCCGATCTGGCCGGCCTGTGCAGCGACGACCCGCCCTCGCGCATCCGCACGGCGGCAGCCCTGATCGAGGCACTGGCCGAGGGCCTGGAGGCTTTCGAGCGGGACGGCTTCGCCGCCTTCGTCGATGACTACGCCCGCCACGATCTGCTGCGCGACCAGCCGTTGGCGCTCAGTGGCGCACAGGGCGACCTGCGCGGCACCGGTGCCGGCGTCGATGCACGTGGCGCGCTGTGCCTGCGACTGGACGATGGCCGCATGCAGCGGATCGACAGCGCCGAAGTCACGGTGCGCCGCGCATGA
- a CDS encoding DUF6348 family protein — MDDAALQSALRRLFARHEVELEPDEDGWLLTDGDFPAIRAHWRPGTGNEPGRLDVDVVVDEERCLEDSFAGADVREALAAFEQSSFHLLLAACWYLTDDRRMRIAAWDIGVRTWDVFVGPLVMRPPASEPLPMPADAALALQHSAGQLPLAPQLHWIHLLHRRTGDGAVTREALLDGELWPAGTAMLEASAWPELSPDTAARQLVLLDVRDY; from the coding sequence ATGGACGACGCGGCACTGCAATCCGCCCTGCGGCGGCTGTTCGCACGACACGAGGTGGAGCTCGAGCCGGACGAGGACGGCTGGCTGCTCACCGACGGCGACTTTCCCGCCATCCGTGCCCACTGGCGTCCCGGTACCGGCAACGAACCCGGACGGCTCGACGTCGACGTGGTGGTGGACGAAGAGCGCTGCCTGGAGGACAGCTTTGCCGGCGCCGACGTACGCGAGGCGCTGGCGGCGTTCGAGCAGTCGAGTTTCCACCTGCTGCTGGCCGCGTGCTGGTATCTCACCGACGACCGGCGCATGCGCATCGCCGCATGGGACATCGGCGTGCGCACCTGGGACGTGTTCGTCGGGCCGCTGGTGATGCGGCCGCCCGCCAGCGAGCCGTTGCCCATGCCGGCCGATGCCGCGCTCGCCCTGCAGCATTCGGCGGGGCAGCTCCCGCTCGCCCCGCAACTGCACTGGATCCACCTGTTGCATCGCCGAACGGGCGACGGCGCCGTGACCCGCGAGGCGTTGCTCGACGGGGAGCTGTGGCCCGCCGGCACGGCGATGCTGGAGGCCAGCGCGTGGCCGGAACTGTCGCCGGACACCGCGGCGCGGCAACTGGTGCTGCTGGACGTAAGAGACTACTGA
- a CDS encoding M48 metallopeptidase family protein, producing MTTLRYLQGYPDHLQEQVRAALAAGHLGRWLTERYPERHDVQSDKALYAYTMALKQSHLRNAPGIDKVLYDARLDVVKNALGLHTAISRVHGGRLKAKKEIRIASVFREAPAAFLETIVVHELAHLKELGHNKAFYQLCEHMQPDYHQREFDLRVYLTWRQLAPAAVATASTDSDKA from the coding sequence GTGACGACGCTGCGCTATCTCCAGGGCTACCCCGACCATCTGCAGGAGCAGGTGCGCGCCGCGCTGGCTGCGGGGCACCTCGGCCGCTGGCTGACCGAACGCTATCCCGAACGCCACGACGTGCAGAGCGACAAGGCGCTGTACGCCTACACCATGGCGCTCAAGCAGTCCCATCTGCGCAACGCGCCGGGCATCGACAAGGTGCTCTACGACGCCAGGCTCGACGTGGTGAAGAACGCGCTCGGCCTGCACACCGCGATCTCGCGCGTGCATGGCGGACGGCTGAAGGCGAAGAAGGAGATCCGCATCGCCTCGGTATTCCGTGAGGCGCCGGCCGCGTTCCTCGAGACCATCGTGGTGCACGAGCTGGCCCACCTGAAGGAGCTGGGCCACAACAAGGCCTTCTACCAGCTGTGCGAGCACATGCAGCCGGACTACCACCAGCGCGAGTTCGACCTGCGCGTGTATCTCACCTGGCGCCAGCTGGCGCCCGCCGCCGTCGCCACGGCGAGCACCGATTCCGACAAGGCATGA
- a CDS encoding type III pantothenate kinase, with amino-acid sequence MRLLLDLGNTRLKWWALDAGRRLGEGAVAWAEPVAERLAAAWAGLPEPEAVFGASVVDSERERLVDAQVRRCGGGAIVWVRSPAEACGVRSAYADPSRLGVDRFLAMVAAHADGRSPCVLVGVGTALTLDALRGDGRHLGGLIAPGPQLMQHSLLGATVQVRPERPGEVAALADNTADAVASGCWGACVALVERFAVQVEPMLGAGSTLLFGGGDAPLLRELVARPGELVVDGVLRGLAVWSGTALPPVVAD; translated from the coding sequence ATGAGGCTGCTGCTCGATCTGGGCAATACCCGGCTGAAGTGGTGGGCACTGGACGCGGGCCGGCGGCTCGGCGAGGGAGCGGTCGCCTGGGCCGAGCCGGTCGCCGAACGTCTGGCGGCCGCCTGGGCCGGTCTGCCAGAGCCGGAGGCGGTGTTCGGCGCGTCGGTGGTCGACAGCGAACGCGAGCGACTGGTCGACGCGCAGGTTCGTCGGTGCGGCGGGGGGGCGATCGTCTGGGTGCGCAGTCCGGCCGAAGCCTGCGGCGTGCGCAGCGCCTACGCCGATCCCTCGCGCCTGGGCGTGGACCGTTTCCTGGCCATGGTCGCGGCGCATGCCGACGGCCGCTCGCCCTGTGTACTGGTCGGCGTCGGCACCGCGCTCACGCTGGACGCCCTGCGCGGTGATGGCCGCCACCTGGGCGGGCTGATCGCGCCGGGGCCCCAGCTGATGCAGCACTCCCTGCTCGGCGCCACCGTGCAGGTGCGGCCGGAGCGCCCGGGCGAAGTCGCCGCGCTGGCCGACAACACCGCCGATGCGGTCGCTTCCGGTTGCTGGGGCGCCTGCGTGGCGCTGGTCGAGCGATTCGCGGTGCAGGTCGAGCCGATGCTCGGGGCCGGTTCGACCCTTCTCTTCGGCGGCGGCGACGCGCCCCTGCTGCGGGAACTCGTCGCCCGGCCCGGCGAGCTGGTGGTCGATGGCGTGTTGCGTGGCCTGGCAGTGTGGAGCGGTACCGCGTTGCCGCCCGTCGTGGCCGACTAG
- a CDS encoding globin, translating into MTDSYDDLQASYGRCLRKGHFIERFYALFMGSHPDIPPLFANTDFSKQNMALRRGISSAIVHAAGSRLAERTMAGMADVHGSRGRAPVPPALYPYWVDSLIAAVAEFDPEYTPRLGQRWRQAMEATTAFFVSRY; encoded by the coding sequence ATGACCGACAGTTACGACGACCTGCAGGCGAGCTACGGGCGCTGCCTGCGCAAGGGCCACTTCATCGAGCGCTTCTACGCGCTGTTCATGGGCAGCCACCCGGACATTCCGCCGCTGTTCGCAAACACCGATTTCAGCAAGCAGAACATGGCGCTGCGGCGGGGCATCAGCTCGGCCATCGTACACGCGGCCGGCAGCCGCCTGGCCGAACGGACGATGGCAGGGATGGCCGACGTACACGGCTCGCGCGGCCGCGCGCCGGTGCCGCCGGCGCTCTATCCATACTGGGTCGACAGCCTGATCGCCGCGGTGGCGGAGTTCGATCCGGAGTACACGCCCCGGCTGGGCCAGCGCTGGCGCCAGGCAATGGAAGCGACCACGGCGTTCTTCGTCAGCCGCTACTGA
- a CDS encoding SPOR domain-containing protein: MFLRLLFVLLIALNIAVGAWLVLGQDDVTVPSAADPGVPVLHLLTERPDLSAATPAQGTSAPADPSAADGVAIAASSPAAGRSAPQPVGGSTAASYQCLALGPFPSLQSLRSARERLAPELARSQSRQEQSQQSRGWWVYLPAQTSRAQALAVAQRLADAHFSDYFVVSSGDQPNTISLGLFKDPANARKRREDLVAAGFPAQMTERVETVPEYWLDVVVPDANSATWRQRVHELAVGSHSTGCF, from the coding sequence ATGTTCCTGCGACTCCTGTTCGTTCTGCTGATCGCACTCAACATCGCCGTGGGTGCCTGGCTGGTGCTCGGGCAGGACGATGTGACCGTGCCGAGCGCCGCCGATCCGGGCGTGCCCGTGCTGCACCTGCTGACCGAGCGGCCGGACCTGTCCGCCGCCACTCCTGCGCAGGGCACCAGCGCTCCGGCCGATCCTTCCGCAGCGGATGGCGTCGCGATCGCCGCCTCTTCGCCGGCCGCCGGCCGGTCGGCGCCCCAGCCGGTCGGCGGCTCCACCGCGGCAAGCTACCAGTGCCTGGCGCTGGGGCCGTTCCCCAGCCTGCAGTCCCTGCGCAGCGCGCGCGAACGACTGGCGCCGGAGCTGGCGCGCAGCCAGTCGCGCCAGGAGCAGTCGCAGCAGTCGCGTGGCTGGTGGGTCTACCTGCCGGCGCAGACCAGTCGCGCGCAGGCGCTCGCCGTGGCGCAGCGGCTCGCCGATGCGCACTTCAGCGACTATTTCGTGGTCAGCTCCGGCGACCAGCCCAACACGATTTCGCTCGGCCTGTTCAAGGATCCGGCCAACGCGCGCAAGCGCCGCGAAGACCTGGTGGCGGCCGGTTTCCCCGCCCAGATGACCGAGCGGGTGGAGACCGTGCCCGAGTACTGGCTCGACGTCGTCGTGCCCGATGCCAACTCGGCAACCTGGCGCCAGCGCGTGCACGAGCTGGCCGTCGGTTCGCACAGTACCGGCTGCTTCTGA